A genomic segment from Curtobacterium sp. MCSS17_007 encodes:
- the coaD gene encoding pantetheine-phosphate adenylyltransferase: MAQIAVVPGSFDPVTLGHLDVIGRAARLFDEVHVLVVHNPDKQPAMFAAADRVRLIQQSLTETGVADTVRVGEWTSGLLVDYCRRVGAGVLVKGVRSGEDVAYETPMAIMNRHLADVETVFLLPEASRAHVSSSLIRQVATLGGDVTPYVPRAVADALAEHLGH; the protein is encoded by the coding sequence ATGGCTCAGATCGCGGTCGTCCCCGGCTCCTTCGATCCCGTCACGCTCGGGCACCTCGACGTCATCGGCCGCGCCGCGCGGCTGTTCGACGAGGTGCACGTGCTCGTCGTGCACAACCCCGACAAGCAGCCGGCCATGTTCGCCGCGGCGGACCGGGTGCGGCTGATCCAGCAGTCGTTGACGGAGACCGGCGTGGCCGACACCGTGCGGGTGGGGGAGTGGACGTCCGGTCTGCTCGTGGACTACTGCCGCCGGGTCGGTGCGGGTGTGCTCGTCAAGGGCGTCCGGTCGGGGGAGGACGTCGCCTACGAGACGCCGATGGCGATCATGAACCGGCACCTCGCCGACGTCGAGACGGTGTTCCTCCTGCCCGAGGCGTCGCGGGCCCACGTGTCCAGTTCGCTCATCCGCCAGGTCGCGACCCTCGGCGGCGACGTCACGCCCTACGTCCCGCGCGCGGTCGCCGACGCGCTCGCGGAGCACCTCGGCCACTGA
- a CDS encoding DUF177 domain-containing protein — MSSPVNSPYALRVRDLAHRPGEMREHSLDVEVPDAMGAGVIAVREGSVLHLDVKLEGLHEGVLVSGHASAEATGECSRCLIDISEPVEVDFAELFAYDASEDFDFFVHDDHVDCEPVVRDAVVLSLPFQPVCRPDCPGLDPVTGERLADLGEVAPREVLDPRWAALSGFQGAGTDTDDSTPTQSPEGDGRTA; from the coding sequence GTGTCTTCCCCCGTGAACAGCCCCTACGCCCTGCGCGTGCGCGACCTCGCGCACCGGCCGGGCGAGATGCGCGAGCACTCGCTCGACGTCGAGGTGCCGGACGCGATGGGCGCCGGCGTGATCGCCGTGCGCGAGGGCTCGGTGCTCCACCTGGACGTCAAGCTCGAGGGCCTGCACGAGGGGGTCCTCGTGTCCGGCCACGCGTCGGCAGAGGCGACGGGGGAGTGCTCGCGCTGCCTCATCGACATCAGCGAACCGGTCGAGGTCGACTTCGCCGAGCTGTTCGCGTATGATGCCTCGGAGGATTTCGACTTCTTCGTTCACGATGACCACGTGGATTGTGAACCGGTCGTTCGAGATGCGGTGGTGCTGTCGCTGCCGTTCCAGCCGGTCTGCCGACCGGACTGCCCCGGCCTCGACCCCGTCACGGGCGAGCGGCTGGCCGACCTCGGCGAGGTCGCTCCTCGTGAGGTCCTGGACCCGCGCTGGGCCGCCCTGAGCGGCTTCCAGGGGGCCGGCACCGACACCGACGACAGCACCCCCACCCAGAGCCCCGAGGGCGACGGCCGCACGGCCTGA
- a CDS encoding NAD(P)H-dependent glycerol-3-phosphate dehydrogenase: MQSTDKPRVAVIGAGSWGTTFAKVLAEGGADTVVWARRPEVAREITETKRNSDYLPGINLPRTLTASTSLSAVLDGAEQVYVSVPSQSLRSNLSAIAPLLPEGIPVVSLMKGVEKATGLRMSEVLHEGLGIDRDRIAVASGPNLALEIARRQPTAAVVSSTSLETATAVAAVATNPYFRSFTNTDVIGTEFGGVLKNLIAVAIGIVDGVGYGENTKASIITRGLAEMTDFAVSLGAQPSTLAGLAGLGDLIATCQSPLSRNNTAGRLLGQGYRFDEVVRQMNQTAEGLASVAPILELASANGVDMPIVGQVAEVLAGRLDPRNIAPHLTETDEPQGE, from the coding sequence ATGCAGTCGACGGACAAGCCGCGCGTCGCGGTGATCGGTGCCGGCAGCTGGGGGACCACGTTCGCGAAGGTGCTCGCCGAGGGCGGTGCCGACACCGTCGTCTGGGCGCGCCGTCCCGAGGTCGCGCGGGAGATCACCGAGACCAAGCGGAACTCCGACTACCTGCCCGGCATCAACCTGCCGCGCACGCTGACGGCGTCGACCTCGCTGTCGGCCGTGCTCGACGGCGCCGAGCAGGTGTACGTCTCGGTGCCGTCGCAGTCGCTGCGGTCGAACCTCTCCGCGATCGCACCGCTGCTGCCCGAGGGCATCCCCGTGGTGAGCCTCATGAAGGGCGTCGAGAAGGCCACCGGCCTGCGGATGAGCGAGGTCCTGCACGAGGGCCTCGGCATCGACCGCGACCGCATCGCCGTCGCGAGCGGCCCGAACCTCGCGCTCGAGATCGCTCGCCGGCAGCCCACCGCCGCCGTCGTGTCGTCGACGTCGCTCGAGACCGCGACCGCCGTCGCCGCGGTGGCGACGAACCCGTACTTCCGGTCCTTCACGAACACCGACGTCATCGGCACCGAGTTCGGCGGCGTGCTGAAGAACCTCATCGCGGTCGCCATCGGCATCGTCGACGGCGTCGGCTACGGCGAGAACACGAAGGCGTCGATCATCACGCGCGGCCTCGCCGAGATGACCGACTTCGCGGTGTCGCTCGGCGCACAGCCCTCGACGCTCGCCGGCCTCGCCGGACTGGGGGACCTCATCGCCACCTGCCAGTCGCCGCTGTCGCGGAACAACACCGCCGGGCGGCTGCTCGGGCAGGGGTACCGGTTCGACGAGGTCGTGCGCCAGATGAACCAGACCGCGGAGGGCCTGGCGTCGGTGGCGCCGATCCTCGAGCTCGCGTCCGCGAACGGCGTCGACATGCCCATCGTCGGTCAGGTGGCCGAGGTCCTCGCCGGTAGGCTCGATCCGCGCAACATCGCGCCGCACCTCACCGAGACCGACGAGCCCCAGGGCGAGTGA
- a CDS encoding RsmD family RNA methyltransferase, which translates to MTRIIAGAAGSTALRVPKSGTRPTSDRVREALFSSLEARGLVDDAAVADLYAGTGALGLEAASRGAVEVVLVDRAAPAAQACRANAKAVQQRVPGVRIDVQPQPALGYLRSTVRTFDLVFVDPPYDVAEQEIADVLEALVPRLTAGAVVVVERSKRSPEPTWPVGLEPFSKRSYGETVAWEAVTAS; encoded by the coding sequence ATGACCCGCATCATCGCCGGTGCCGCCGGCTCCACCGCGCTCCGCGTGCCGAAGTCGGGCACGCGGCCGACGAGCGACCGTGTGCGCGAGGCCCTGTTCTCGTCGCTCGAGGCGCGGGGACTCGTCGACGACGCCGCCGTCGCCGACCTGTACGCGGGGACGGGTGCGCTCGGGCTCGAGGCGGCCTCGCGCGGCGCCGTCGAGGTCGTGCTCGTCGACCGGGCCGCCCCCGCCGCACAGGCGTGCCGTGCGAACGCCAAGGCCGTGCAGCAGCGTGTCCCCGGGGTGCGCATCGACGTGCAGCCGCAGCCGGCGCTCGGGTACCTCCGGAGCACCGTGCGGACGTTCGACCTGGTGTTCGTCGACCCGCCGTACGACGTGGCCGAGCAGGAGATCGCCGACGTCCTCGAGGCGCTCGTCCCGCGCCTCACCGCCGGTGCCGTCGTCGTGGTCGAGCGCAGCAAGCGCTCACCGGAGCCGACGTGGCCGGTCGGGCTCGAGCCGTTCAGCAAGCGCAGCTACGGCGAGACCGTGGCGTGGGAAGCCGTCACCGCGTCCTGA
- a CDS encoding D-alanine--D-alanine ligase family protein: MPTIAEGAPTTTTTVAVLFGGRSSEHEISCVTAGGIMDVVDRAEYEIVPIGITKDGAFTLQSDDPAQWALRDGALPTVPDNGTRVAFPTSPATRDLVVSHPDGTVTTIADVDVVFPILHGPFGEDGTVQGMLEVAGLPYVGDGVLASALAMDKHTAKAVLEHAGLRVAPWTTVLRREWAADPVGVAETVAAHGWPLFVKPARAGSSMGVSRVDEPAQLGAAMDLAFEHDSKVIVEPRVVGREVEVAVLEGRDGVPRTSLPGEIVVAEDGFYDFASKYLGGDEALLCPAPLTEDETEAIRSIGARAFEAIGGAGLARVDCFLTDDGFVVNEVNTMPGFTPLSMYPRCWAASGVSYGELVTELIELGRSAVR, translated from the coding sequence GTGCCGACCATCGCCGAAGGCGCACCCACGACCACGACCACCGTCGCCGTCCTGTTCGGCGGACGGTCGAGCGAGCACGAGATCAGCTGCGTGACCGCCGGCGGGATCATGGACGTGGTCGACCGCGCCGAGTACGAGATCGTGCCGATCGGCATCACGAAGGACGGTGCGTTCACGCTGCAGTCCGACGACCCGGCGCAGTGGGCGCTCCGCGACGGTGCCCTGCCCACCGTGCCGGACAACGGCACGCGCGTGGCCTTCCCGACGTCGCCGGCCACCCGTGACCTCGTCGTGTCGCACCCGGACGGCACCGTCACGACCATCGCGGACGTCGACGTCGTCTTCCCGATCCTCCACGGCCCGTTCGGCGAGGACGGCACGGTGCAGGGCATGCTCGAGGTCGCCGGTCTGCCCTACGTCGGCGACGGCGTGCTCGCGAGCGCCCTGGCGATGGACAAGCACACCGCGAAGGCCGTGCTCGAGCACGCCGGCCTGCGCGTGGCGCCGTGGACCACGGTGCTGCGCCGCGAGTGGGCGGCCGACCCGGTGGGCGTCGCCGAGACCGTCGCGGCGCACGGATGGCCGCTCTTCGTGAAGCCGGCTCGTGCCGGGTCGAGCATGGGCGTCTCCCGCGTCGACGAGCCGGCGCAGCTCGGTGCCGCGATGGACCTGGCGTTCGAGCACGACTCCAAGGTCATCGTCGAGCCGCGGGTCGTCGGTCGCGAGGTCGAGGTCGCCGTGCTCGAGGGTCGCGACGGCGTGCCGCGCACGAGCCTGCCCGGCGAGATCGTCGTCGCAGAGGACGGCTTCTACGACTTCGCCTCGAAGTACCTCGGCGGCGACGAGGCGCTCCTGTGCCCCGCACCGCTCACCGAGGACGAGACCGAGGCGATCCGGTCGATCGGTGCCCGGGCGTTCGAGGCCATCGGCGGTGCCGGGCTCGCCCGCGTCGACTGCTTCCTGACCGACGACGGCTTCGTCGTCAACGAGGTCAACACCATGCCGGGGTTCACCCCGCTGTCGATGTACCCGCGTTGCTGGGCCGCGTCCGGGGTGTCCTACGGCGAGCTCGTCACCGAGCTCATCGAGCTGGGCCGCAGCGCCGTCCGCTGA
- a CDS encoding lysophospholipid acyltransferase family protein, with the protein MAGTASGDGPVSGAGDGLETRRAAATDVTTGLPNPGRRWRRGELNTAFRITASVVIPVFRFTARYHWHGPKRLPEGGAFVLAPNHFTNIDPLVVGTAVWLSRRAPRFLAKASIFRVPVVGKLMAGMGQIPVERSGRTRLNDPLGGGKSVIEQGGAIIVYPEGTLTRDPDLWPMRGKTGAVRIALENDVPLIPMAHWGTQRIMARYSKKLRLFPPSRVDVIVGDPVDLSAYRGKALDQKTLLAATDQLMQRITELLEELRGEQAPATRWDPAANNQKETGKFE; encoded by the coding sequence GTGGCTGGCACGGCGAGCGGTGACGGCCCGGTGAGCGGAGCGGGCGACGGCCTGGAGACGCGGCGCGCCGCCGCCACGGACGTCACCACGGGCCTCCCGAACCCCGGACGCCGGTGGCGGCGCGGCGAGCTGAACACGGCCTTCCGCATCACCGCATCCGTGGTGATCCCGGTCTTCCGCTTCACCGCCAGGTACCACTGGCACGGACCGAAGCGGCTGCCGGAGGGCGGCGCCTTCGTGCTCGCGCCGAACCACTTCACGAACATCGACCCGCTCGTGGTCGGGACGGCCGTCTGGCTGTCCCGCCGTGCACCGCGGTTCCTCGCCAAGGCCTCGATCTTCCGGGTGCCGGTGGTCGGCAAGCTCATGGCGGGCATGGGGCAGATCCCGGTCGAGCGCTCCGGTCGCACGCGGCTGAACGACCCGCTCGGCGGCGGGAAGTCCGTCATCGAGCAGGGCGGGGCCATCATCGTCTACCCCGAGGGCACGCTCACGCGCGACCCCGACCTGTGGCCGATGCGGGGGAAGACCGGGGCGGTGCGCATCGCGCTCGAGAACGACGTGCCGCTCATCCCGATGGCCCACTGGGGCACGCAGCGGATCATGGCGCGGTACTCGAAGAAGCTCCGCCTGTTCCCGCCGTCGCGCGTCGACGTGATCGTCGGCGACCCGGTCGACCTGTCGGCGTACCGCGGGAAGGCGCTGGACCAGAAGACCCTGCTCGCGGCGACCGACCAGCTCATGCAGCGCATCACCGAGCTGCTCGAGGAGCTCCGCGGTGAGCAGGCCCCGGCGACCCGCTGGGACCCGGCCGCCAACAACCAGAAGGAGACCGGGAAGTTTGAGTGA
- the thiL gene encoding thiamine-phosphate kinase: MDDAWTGPTVGECGELVVLDRIVRRLPAGTPLLGPGDDCAVVAAPDGRFVVTTDMMVHGPDFRWAWSSPSDVGWKAAATNLSDVAAMGATPSGLVIALAAPQDTPVAVLESFADGVRAAVEALSPGCGVVGGDLSTSATFTVTVTAFGDLGGRTAVLRSGARAGDVLAVSGELGRAARGLARLFRDGVDEQGEPSRAATVASGADADPDVDRQRRPVPPVADGPVAAAAGATAMLDLSDGLAIDAGRLARASGVTLALDRADDPAVDLDPVALHGGEDHGLLATFPPDVALPGGFRRVGVVVARGDADLVRGGQPVPTTGWDPYADWDGAAG; the protein is encoded by the coding sequence ATGGACGACGCCTGGACCGGACCGACCGTGGGCGAGTGCGGGGAGCTCGTCGTCCTCGACCGCATCGTCCGCCGCCTGCCCGCCGGCACGCCCCTGCTCGGGCCCGGGGACGACTGTGCCGTCGTCGCTGCCCCGGACGGCCGGTTCGTCGTGACGACCGACATGATGGTCCACGGCCCGGACTTCCGGTGGGCGTGGTCCTCGCCCTCGGACGTCGGGTGGAAGGCAGCCGCGACGAACCTGTCCGACGTCGCAGCGATGGGGGCCACACCGAGCGGCCTCGTGATCGCCCTCGCGGCGCCGCAGGACACCCCCGTCGCGGTGCTCGAGTCCTTCGCGGACGGGGTGCGGGCCGCCGTGGAAGCGCTCTCGCCGGGCTGCGGCGTGGTCGGCGGGGACCTGTCGACCTCGGCGACCTTCACGGTCACGGTGACGGCCTTCGGCGACCTCGGTGGCCGGACCGCCGTGCTCCGCTCCGGTGCTCGCGCCGGCGACGTCCTCGCGGTCTCCGGGGAGCTCGGGCGAGCGGCGCGCGGCCTCGCCCGGCTGTTCCGCGACGGCGTCGACGAGCAGGGGGAGCCGTCGCGGGCGGCGACGGTGGCGAGCGGCGCTGACGCCGACCCGGACGTCGATCGGCAGCGTCGCCCGGTGCCGCCGGTCGCCGACGGTCCGGTCGCGGCCGCCGCCGGCGCGACCGCGATGCTCGACCTGTCGGACGGCCTGGCGATCGACGCCGGTCGGCTCGCGCGCGCCAGCGGCGTGACGCTGGCACTCGACCGCGCGGACGACCCCGCGGTCGACCTGGACCCGGTCGCCCTCCACGGCGGCGAGGACCACGGCCTGCTCGCGACCTTCCCGCCGGACGTCGCCCTGCCCGGCGGCTTCCGCCGGGTCGGGGTCGTCGTCGCCCGCGGCGACGCTGACCTGGTCCGAGGCGGGCAGCCGGTCCCGACGACCGGTTGGGACCCCTACGCCGACTGGGACGGCGCAGCGGGCTGA
- the murA gene encoding UDP-N-acetylglucosamine 1-carboxyvinyltransferase, translating to MNSLVQDAAAAGARVGLKSDEIVIRGGKPLVGRIEVRGAKNLATKAMVASLLGDTPSILKDVPDISDVKVVRGLLEVHGVRITDPARGELILDPSNVESAHFAEIDAHAGSSRIPILFCGPLLHKLGEAFIPDLGGCRIGDRPIDFHLDALRAMGAVVDKQVNGIHLTAPDGLKGAKIELPYPSVGATEQVLLSSVLAEGVTELRNAAIEPEIMDLIAILQKMGAIVTVEPSRTIFIEGVESLRGYTHRAINDRNEAASWASAALATNGDIFVEGADQQDLMTFLNVFRKVGGGFDIQEDGIRFYREREVLRPVVVETDVHPGFMTDWQQPLVVALTQAEGTSIVHETVYENRFGFTDALNEMGADIVVHKEGLPGHDRRVARRPFEQAAVITGPTPLHAANVRVPDLRGGFSHLIAALTAEGESHITNVGIISRGYEHFIPKLRKLGADFDFAG from the coding sequence GTGAACTCTCTCGTACAGGACGCAGCTGCCGCAGGGGCCCGCGTGGGCCTCAAGTCGGACGAGATCGTCATCCGGGGCGGCAAGCCGCTCGTGGGGCGCATCGAGGTCCGCGGCGCGAAGAACCTCGCGACCAAGGCGATGGTGGCGTCCCTGCTCGGTGACACCCCGTCCATCCTCAAGGACGTCCCGGACATCTCCGACGTCAAGGTGGTCCGAGGGCTGCTCGAGGTGCACGGCGTGCGCATCACCGATCCTGCACGAGGCGAGCTCATCCTCGATCCCTCGAACGTCGAGTCGGCGCACTTCGCCGAGATCGACGCCCACGCGGGTTCGAGCCGCATCCCGATCCTGTTCTGCGGTCCGCTGCTGCACAAGCTCGGCGAGGCCTTCATCCCCGACCTCGGCGGCTGCCGCATCGGTGACCGTCCGATCGACTTCCACCTCGACGCCCTGCGCGCGATGGGCGCGGTCGTCGACAAGCAGGTCAACGGCATCCACCTGACCGCCCCGGACGGTCTCAAGGGCGCGAAGATCGAGCTGCCGTACCCGAGCGTCGGTGCGACGGAGCAGGTCCTGCTCTCGTCGGTCCTGGCCGAGGGCGTCACCGAACTGCGCAACGCCGCGATCGAGCCCGAGATCATGGACCTCATCGCGATCCTGCAGAAGATGGGCGCGATCGTCACGGTCGAGCCGAGCCGCACGATCTTCATCGAGGGCGTCGAGTCGCTCCGCGGGTACACGCACCGCGCGATCAACGACCGCAACGAGGCCGCCAGCTGGGCCTCCGCCGCGCTCGCCACCAACGGCGACATCTTCGTCGAGGGCGCCGACCAGCAGGACCTCATGACGTTCCTCAACGTCTTCCGCAAGGTCGGCGGCGGGTTCGACATCCAGGAGGACGGCATCCGCTTCTACCGCGAGCGCGAGGTCCTGCGCCCGGTCGTCGTCGAGACCGACGTGCACCCCGGCTTCATGACCGACTGGCAGCAGCCGCTCGTCGTCGCCCTGACGCAGGCCGAGGGCACGAGCATCGTGCACGAGACGGTGTACGAGAACCGCTTCGGCTTCACCGACGCGCTGAACGAGATGGGTGCCGACATCGTCGTGCACAAGGAGGGGCTCCCCGGCCACGACCGCCGTGTCGCCCGCCGTCCCTTCGAGCAGGCCGCCGTCATCACCGGCCCGACGCCGCTGCACGCGGCGAACGTCCGCGTCCCCGACCTGCGCGGCGGCTTCAGCCACCTCATCGCGGCGCTGACCGCCGAGGGCGAGTCGCACATCACGAACGTCGGCATCATCAGCCGCGGCTACGAGCACTTCATCCCGAAGCTCCGCAAGCTCGGCGCCGACTTCGACTTCGCGGGCTAG
- a CDS encoding ATP-dependent DNA helicase RecG, whose product MRPDLGPAPLDARLAGVLGGRTAKAIEKAFGYRTVGEFLEHAPRRYAERGALTALDSLAIGESVTIVAEVIDVRERTMRARRGSILEAKIGDGKGLLTLTFFNQGWRTKDLVPGARGIFAGKVSDYRGARQLAHPDYELFDRDDPRATADPEDEEAIRWSRQPIPIYPATASLTSWQIAKAVAVVLDTLPDLPDPIPAPVRTRLGLVPFRRALELLHRPEKVADFKRAQDALRYREAFVLQTALVQRRMAARATAATSRTVSPGGILERFDAALPFTLTDDQQAVGAEIAHDLAGDWPMHRLVQGEVGSGKTLVAIRAMLTVAESGGQSALIAPTEVLAAQHLRSIVKFLGPDLAAELRPVILTGSQSTDERRRALLAAASGSSRLVVGTHALLGDRVDFAELGLVVVDEQHRFGVEQREALRTKGSTPPHVLVLTATPIPRTVAMTVFGDLDVSTITGLPSGRAGVETFAVGLAEHPGWEGRIWSRMAEELAAGRQAFVVCPAIDDAHAEDDGTAPVDGQDPPDVGDGVPGRAPATVLATAERMRAMPVLQGRRIEVLHGRMTAEEKDRVMTSFASGDVDVLVATTVIEVGVDVPNASMMAVLDADRFGVSQLHQLRGRIGRGQYAGVCLLVTTAEPETTARERVDAVAASDDGFELARVDLELRREGDVLGERQSGGRSSLNLLRVVEHADLIVDARGEAERVLGPDPELRDHPALREALARRLDESDAAFLGKN is encoded by the coding sequence GTGCGGCCCGACCTCGGTCCCGCACCCCTCGACGCCCGGCTGGCCGGCGTGCTCGGCGGACGGACGGCGAAGGCGATCGAGAAGGCGTTCGGCTACCGCACCGTCGGCGAGTTCCTCGAGCACGCGCCGCGACGGTACGCGGAACGCGGTGCACTGACCGCCCTCGACTCGCTCGCCATCGGAGAGTCGGTGACGATCGTGGCCGAGGTGATCGACGTGCGCGAGCGGACCATGCGCGCCCGCCGGGGGTCGATCCTCGAAGCGAAGATCGGCGACGGCAAGGGCCTGCTGACGCTGACGTTCTTCAACCAGGGGTGGCGGACGAAGGACCTGGTCCCCGGCGCCCGGGGGATCTTCGCCGGCAAGGTCAGCGACTACCGCGGTGCCCGTCAGCTCGCCCACCCCGACTACGAGCTGTTCGACCGCGACGACCCGAGGGCCACCGCCGACCCCGAGGACGAAGAGGCCATCCGCTGGTCGCGGCAGCCGATCCCGATCTACCCGGCGACGGCCTCGTTGACCTCGTGGCAGATCGCCAAGGCCGTCGCCGTCGTCCTCGACACCCTGCCGGACCTGCCCGACCCGATCCCGGCACCCGTCCGGACCCGACTCGGCCTGGTGCCGTTCCGCCGGGCACTCGAACTCCTGCACCGCCCGGAGAAGGTCGCCGACTTCAAGCGCGCGCAGGACGCCCTGCGCTACCGCGAGGCGTTCGTCCTGCAGACCGCCCTCGTACAGCGGCGCATGGCGGCGCGAGCGACCGCGGCGACCTCGCGGACGGTCTCGCCCGGTGGGATCCTCGAGCGCTTCGACGCCGCACTGCCGTTCACCCTGACCGACGATCAGCAGGCCGTCGGGGCCGAGATCGCGCACGACCTGGCCGGGGACTGGCCGATGCACCGCCTCGTGCAGGGCGAGGTCGGCTCCGGCAAGACCCTCGTGGCGATCCGGGCGATGCTCACGGTCGCCGAGTCCGGCGGGCAGTCGGCGCTCATCGCCCCGACCGAGGTGCTCGCCGCCCAGCACCTCCGCTCGATCGTGAAGTTCCTCGGGCCGGACCTGGCCGCGGAGCTCCGGCCGGTCATCCTCACCGGGTCGCAGTCGACCGACGAGCGTCGGCGCGCCCTGCTCGCGGCGGCGTCCGGCAGCTCACGGCTCGTCGTCGGCACCCACGCGCTCCTCGGCGACCGGGTGGACTTCGCCGAGCTCGGTCTGGTCGTCGTCGACGAGCAGCACCGTTTCGGGGTGGAGCAGCGCGAGGCCCTCCGCACGAAGGGTTCGACGCCGCCGCACGTGCTCGTCCTCACCGCGACGCCGATCCCGCGCACGGTCGCGATGACGGTGTTCGGCGACCTCGACGTCTCCACGATCACGGGGCTGCCCTCGGGCCGTGCGGGGGTCGAGACCTTCGCGGTCGGCCTCGCCGAGCACCCCGGGTGGGAAGGACGCATCTGGTCCCGGATGGCAGAGGAACTCGCCGCCGGGCGCCAGGCGTTCGTCGTCTGTCCCGCGATCGACGACGCCCACGCCGAGGACGACGGGACCGCGCCGGTCGACGGGCAGGACCCCCCGGACGTCGGCGACGGCGTGCCCGGGCGCGCTCCGGCGACGGTGCTGGCGACGGCCGAGCGGATGCGGGCGATGCCGGTCCTGCAGGGTCGGCGGATCGAGGTGCTGCACGGCCGGATGACGGCGGAGGAGAAGGACCGCGTGATGACCTCCTTCGCCTCGGGCGACGTCGACGTGCTCGTCGCGACGACCGTGATCGAGGTCGGCGTGGACGTGCCGAACGCGTCGATGATGGCGGTGCTCGACGCCGACCGGTTCGGGGTGTCCCAACTCCACCAGCTGCGCGGGCGCATCGGTCGTGGGCAGTACGCCGGGGTGTGCCTGCTCGTCACCACGGCGGAGCCGGAGACGACCGCCCGCGAACGGGTCGACGCGGTCGCGGCGTCCGACGACGGCTTCGAGCTCGCGCGCGTCGACCTCGAGCTCCGGCGCGAGGGCGACGTCCTCGGCGAGCGGCAGTCGGGCGGTCGGTCCTCGCTCAACCTGCTGCGGGTCGTGGAGCACGCCGACCTCATCGTCGACGCACGGGGCGAGGCCGAGCGGGTCCTCGGTCCGGACCCCGAGCTGCGGGACCACCCCGCCCTGCGCGAGGCCCTGGCCCGTCGGCTCGACGAGTCGGACGCCGCGTTCCTCGGCAAGAACTGA
- the rpmF gene encoding 50S ribosomal protein L32, with translation MAVPKRKQSRANTHARRSQWKAAPVQLVKTIENGKVTYSLPHRAKVVEDSAGTALYMEYKGRKVADV, from the coding sequence ATGGCCGTTCCCAAGCGCAAGCAGTCCCGTGCCAACACGCACGCCCGTCGTTCGCAGTGGAAGGCCGCGCCGGTCCAGCTCGTGAAGACGATCGAGAACGGCAAGGTCACCTACAGCCTCCCGCACCGCGCGAAGGTCGTCGAGGACTCGGCCGGCACCGCCCTGTACATGGAGTACAAGGGCCGCAAGGTCGCCGACGTCTGA
- the leuD gene encoding 3-isopropylmalate dehydratase small subunit has product MDKITTVTGIAAPLQRSNVDTDQIIPAVYLKRVTKTGFEDALFAGWRQDPDFVLNQPAYQGAQVLVAGPDFGTGSSREHAVWALRDFGFRVVVSSRFADIFKGNAGKQGLVTAIVTESEVERLWAEIERQPGAQATVDLVTQRVSLGAVDVPFEIDAYTRWRLMEGLDDIGLTLRDETAITEFESRRSRWRPKTLPVK; this is encoded by the coding sequence ATGGACAAGATCACCACCGTCACCGGGATCGCCGCGCCGCTGCAACGCTCGAACGTCGACACCGACCAGATCATCCCCGCGGTCTACCTGAAGCGGGTCACGAAGACCGGCTTCGAGGACGCCCTGTTCGCCGGGTGGCGCCAGGACCCCGACTTCGTGCTCAACCAGCCCGCGTACCAGGGCGCGCAGGTGCTGGTCGCCGGCCCGGACTTCGGCACCGGGTCGAGCCGCGAGCACGCCGTCTGGGCGCTCCGCGACTTCGGCTTCCGCGTCGTCGTCTCGAGTCGCTTCGCGGACATCTTCAAGGGCAACGCGGGCAAGCAGGGCCTGGTCACCGCGATCGTGACCGAATCGGAAGTCGAGCGGCTCTGGGCCGAGATCGAGCGGCAGCCGGGGGCGCAGGCGACGGTCGACCTGGTCACCCAGCGCGTGTCGCTCGGCGCGGTGGACGTGCCCTTCGAGATCGACGCCTACACTCGTTGGCGGTTGATGGAAGGGCTCGACGACATCGGGCTCACCCTCCGTGACGAGACCGCGATCACGGAGTTCGAATCCCGCCGCTCCCGATGGCGGCCGAAGACATTGCCGGTGAAGTAA
- a CDS encoding DUF3515 family protein: MDTVRRPLRWTAIAGVVVALAAGLTGCTNAVSMAPAPSADTAACAAVQVRLPEVVGNDLRLRNTNAQSTAAWGDPAAALYHCGVAAPTVSDLPCFSQGGVDWIRDDRGDRVVYTTFGRSPAVQVVIDSTTTTNQVVQDLSDVVSTLPEDGHRCLDPSDVQG, from the coding sequence ATGGACACCGTGCGCCGACCCCTCCGCTGGACCGCGATCGCGGGCGTCGTCGTGGCCCTCGCCGCCGGCCTGACCGGGTGCACGAACGCCGTGTCGATGGCCCCCGCGCCGTCAGCCGACACCGCCGCGTGCGCCGCCGTGCAGGTCCGACTGCCCGAGGTGGTCGGGAACGACCTGCGGCTGCGCAACACGAACGCGCAGTCGACCGCCGCGTGGGGCGACCCGGCCGCAGCGCTGTACCACTGCGGTGTCGCCGCCCCGACGGTGTCCGACCTGCCGTGCTTCAGCCAGGGCGGCGTCGACTGGATCCGTGACGACCGCGGTGACCGCGTCGTCTACACGACGTTCGGTCGCTCCCCCGCGGTGCAGGTCGTCATCGACTCGACGACGACCACGAACCAGGTCGTCCAGGACCTGTCCGACGTCGTGTCGACGCTGCCGGAGGACGGACACCGCTGCCTCGACCCCTCGGACGTCCAGGGCTGA